Proteins encoded within one genomic window of Macaca fascicularis isolate 582-1 chromosome 16, T2T-MFA8v1.1:
- the ANKRD40CL gene encoding putative ANKRD40 C-terminal-like protein yields the protein MAEPEQDIGEKPAVKPIHPSDVSSNNQPSRRPPLTPNMLSKYCLSPDSFASEYKQQGTDPHLPMDPSDNRKPNDICLVRIQNPKENDFIEIELKRQELSYQNLLKVSCCELGINPEQVEKIRKLPNTLLRKDNDIRRLQDSQEVELILMKNGSSGLTEYIPSLTERPCYNSKAAKMTY from the exons ATGGCTGAACCGGAACAGGATATCGGGGAGAAGCCAGCAG TTAAGCCTATTCATCCTTCAGATGTCAGCTCCAATAATCAACCTTCACGGAGGCCTCCCTTGACCCCTAACATGCTTTCAAAGTATTGT CTCTCTCCTGATTCTTTCGCCAGTGAATATAAACAACAAGGCACAGATCCACACTTGCCAATGGATCCAAGTGATAACAGGAAACCCAACGACATCTGTCTAG TCAGAATTCAGAACCCCAAAGAAAATGACTTCATTGAAATTGAACTGAAGAGGCAAGAACTGAGTTACCAAAACCTACTAAAAGTGAGTTGCTGTGAACTGGGGATTAACCCAGAACAAGTGGAGAAGATCAGAAAGCTACCAAACACACTGCTCAGAAAG GATAACGACATTCGAAGACTGCAGGACTCTCAGGAAGTGGAactcattttaatgaaaaatggaAGCTCCGGATTGACAGAATATATACCATCTCTGACAGAAAGGCCCTGCTATAATAGCAAAGCTGCAAAAATGACTTATTAA